In Vicinamibacteria bacterium, the genomic window CCAGGGCTGCCTTCTCGATCTGGCGCACGCGCTCCCCCGGAACCGAATCGCCTTTCGGGCGAGCCGCCCCTGGTTGAGGGGGACCCGGACGATTCTCGATTTCCAGCACAGCGCTCGGTTAATAGCCTGGCGGATCCACCGGATGGCGAACGTCGAGAACCGCACCCCGCGCTCGGGATCGAATCGTTTCACGGCGCCGCGTGAGGCCGAGGTTTCTCTCCTGAACGAGGTCCGATCATGGCGCGGAGGCTCTCGACCGGGCAAATTCTTAGCGAAACGTGGACCGCGGTAGTCGTTCAGGTTCCCGGTTGCGGGGGAAACTTCTTGAACGCTTTCTCCGCGGCCTTGTTGATCCTCTTCTCGTTCTTCTCCGGCTTGTTGCTCACCGTGTCCGACGCGATCGCGCGAAAGCGAAGCTTCTTGGCTCTCGCGTCGACGATATCCAGCACCACCGTTCCCACCTCGACCTTGTTCATGTCTATGAACTCGCTGTAAGCCCACGGTGGACCGGAGCCCCAGGATCTGAAGTTGATGTCGAGACCCGTCGACGCGTAGAAGACGACGTACATATCGGGATCGGTGTCGACTCTCTTGTAGCCCTTCATCGAAAGCTGGTTGTCGATCGCCTTCTCGATTCTCTGGTCCATGAGCGGATTCGCGGTTGGAGCCCCTGATTTCAAAGAGTAGGTGCGGAGACTGGAATAGTCGAAATCCTTGTCGTAGTCGATGCTCACGTCCTGCGCGAAGCCGCGGATCGCCGTGAAAAGCAGAACCAGGGTGAGGCCGGTTTTCGATAGCATCTCTCCTTCCTTTCGAGTCACCGGTTTGCCGACTTCCCACTAAAGCAATCAGAGTGCCAGGCATCGATATCGCGGTAATATGAGCTCCTTCAGTTCGCCCGCTTCTCTCCAGAGCTTTACGGAGCGCTACCCGGCTCTTCCTCGAGCCATCGGACTAGGCCGGAAGTTCTCCCCCCCCCCGATTCCCCAGCGGCTCCCGGACGGGCACGAGACGTTCAGAAATGCGCAGTTTTGTGGAGGGGTGCGCAGCCCCTTCTCGGACAGGCGGCGACCTGACGCTCTTGGGAGCCGAATCCTTGCGTAACGGGCCCTTTCGCCGCACCGCATTCTCCGCCTGGCCCCACCCGAGTGCTCCAGACCGGCGTGCCATTCGGCGGACGGTTCAGCAGTTCACGTCGAGCTCGCAGGCTCGGTGATTGCCGCGAGCGCTCGTTGGTACGGGATGTGCACTATCGCGATCCATGAACCGTGAACCCGCTTTCAGCCCGAGGTCGATGAAATGGAGATCAAACATCTTCTCTTCCTCCAGATGATGGCCGTTGCACCGGCGGTGTCGCAGGCACAGCCGTCGTCGCTCGAGGCCGAGGCACCGCTGCTCACTCTCGACGCCGCCGTCTCTATCGCATTGGAGAACAACCGTCTCGTGAAGAACTCATCGCTCGAGACGCAGAAGCTTGATCTCCAGGTGGACTCGATGCGCAGCTACCGGCTGCCGCAGTTCCAGTTCGCCGTTCTCGGCGGCCTGCCGATGCAGGGTATCGATTTCACGTTCCCTGCCGGCTCGTTCGGCACCTATGAAGCCACCGGTCCGATTCCTTCGACCGACAGCGTCATCCACACGCCTTCCCAGTTCACGACGTACACCACCGCCGCCGTGGATCAACCGATCACCCAGCAGCACAAGATCGGCCTCCGTATCCGCGCGACCGAGCTGGGCCGCGAGCTCGTGGGCGAGGACCTGCGGAGAGAGCGCCAGAGGATCGCCGCCGACGTTCGAAACGCCTACTTCGACCTCGTGGCGACGCAGGCGGCGGTGGATGCGGCACGAGAAGTCGTTACCACTCTGGAGGAAGCGCAGCGAGTTACCGCGGAGTACCAGATCCAGCAAGTCGTGCTGCGCGCCGACGCGCTCGAGGTGGACGCGCGGTTCCTGCGGGCCCGGTACGAGCTGTCCATGGCCGAAAACGGGCTGGCGACCCAGAGGGAGAGCTTGAACCATCTGCTCGGCCGCGATCTCACGACTCCTTTTCGAGTGGACAAGTCTCCGGAAGAGAGCGCGCCCGAGCTTTCGCTTGAGGACGCGCGGCGGAAAGCCATGGAGAACCGCCCCGAGGTCCGCGAAGCGCGGCTCAAGGAGCAGCAGGCGGACGTCGACCGCCGCCTTGCCAAGGCCGAATACATTCCCGACCTCAGCTTGTCGGTGCGATAC contains:
- a CDS encoding DUF4136 domain-containing protein, producing MLSKTGLTLVLLFTAIRGFAQDVSIDYDKDFDYSSLRTYSLKSGAPTANPLMDQRIEKAIDNQLSMKGYKRVDTDPDMYVVFYASTGLDINFRSWGSGPPWAYSEFIDMNKVEVGTVVLDIVDARAKKLRFRAIASDTVSNKPEKNEKRINKAAEKAFKKFPPQPGT
- a CDS encoding TolC family protein, whose translation is MEIKHLLFLQMMAVAPAVSQAQPSSLEAEAPLLTLDAAVSIALENNRLVKNSSLETQKLDLQVDSMRSYRLPQFQFAVLGGLPMQGIDFTFPAGSFGTYEATGPIPSTDSVIHTPSQFTTYTTAAVDQPITQQHKIGLRIRATELGRELVGEDLRRERQRIAADVRNAYFDLVATQAAVDAAREVVTTLEEAQRVTAEYQIQQVVLRADALEVDARFLRARYELSMAENGLATQRESLNHLLGRDLTTPFRVDKSPEESAPELSLEDARRKAMENRPEVREARLKEQQADVDRRLAKAEYIPDLSLSVRYLGLNNVEVLPTHVGMAGFLLTWEPFTWGRRGNAVAEKTRTLEQARNGVQETESQIDVEVGMKYRRWQESGLLLTATRIGHEAALEQFRLASNRYKERAVLVRDLLQAQARTADASHQYQEALSSYWSALAELNRAMGEE